agttacacacaggaatcttgtaataataatataataataataataataataataataataataataataataataataataataataataataataataacctttctaTACTGTCAATCTATAGTGAAATATCcttaaattttaatgatttttcttgaaaatcctaCAGAGTTTATTCACGCAGCTGCGGAGCACAACTGGGAAACTTGAGAAAAATGTtccagtagtaaaaaaaaaaaaagaaagaaaaaaagcctgTAAAGGCAATCAAAAGTAACCcagtcataaataaaaagaaaaacaatatacttCACGAACAAAAACTCTcgtaaacaagtttttttttttttgttggggagggacaattatttttcaaaaaccacGCTCACACAAGTGAGgtaattatctaattatctattcTGATCTACAGATCGCAAGGATTGCCTATGTGTTTTATAGGTATATCCAGTTAATGTATGCATTTCTGATACTATAATTTTAAGCATTCTAAAGGTATATTACAACGACATTGTGATTTATGTTGAATATTGTACGAAAACTGACTCAATTCAATGCTCTGTCCAGATCAACTACACCAATCGCTAATCTAGTGACATTCTCGCTCCATCACATACAAACGCGCAGacacgtccacacacacacacacacacacgcacaccataTTACTGGCACTGGAGGATATTCTACAGCATTTACACATATCAGATCAAAACTTTACATTACAAGAGTTCGAAACActgccaaaaacaaaatatgaagttTGGCAGTTCACATGTCCAGGATTAGCCTTCAGACATTCGTTTGAACCTTGATGACGTTTCGTGTCCAGAACTTTCGCAACAATTGTCTGAGCCTCAAGAACGTTCCATTTCCAGGAACTATATCGTAACGTTTACCTGGGTCTTGATAACATTTCACGTCCAGAACCATCGTAATGTTTGCTTAAGACTGGAAAACGTTTCATTTCCAGGACCTTTGAAGCATTTGCCTAAGCTATGACAAAATTCTGCTCACGGAGGAAGGGCTAATGCCGGGAAATGGCCAATTTAATCTCAGAAATAAATGCACAGCAACAACGAAAACAAATACAGCAAATTACATAAATGATTTTTGTCGAAACAAACAAACTTATTACATTAGAGTAAtcatcttactttttttatttttctgatatttgaaTTACATAACACCTTCAAGAATAAAACCAGTCTTTTTTTATACTAAAACCATATCTACCAAGCTCACCTACCTTAAATTTACCTTACCTAACACACCTTAGCCTTATCTAGTCTGACACCCTGTATTTACCCAGCCTTACCTTATTTTACCTAAACTAACTTTATCTTATCTAACCATTCCAAATATTAAATGGTTTCACCTTAACTAATCTTATTTTAAAGAGCATAAATTTGTCTAACCTAAACTACTAACCTAACGCTGCCTAGCCTAACCTTTCAGACATAATCGCCTACATCTCCTCGAAATATATTCAAGCCAATCAGCAAAACAGATGCCTGTATAAAAGGAAGCTAACAACATTTCTCTCATCAGTTTCTGCCTGATGAGTAACGACACCTCAAAAGTTTAAAGTACTTTGGTaaagttagttttctttttcgtcCCCATTCCAGATTTGGAAGCATTTATTCAAAAGTCATCAAGAATGATAGCTGGGCCTTTCCTTTCAGACACTGGAGAAACTGGAACTGATACACCTTCACCGACGACAACTCtttcaccaccaccaacaacaactcCTTCACCACCACCGACGACAACAGGATCTCCAACAAATGAAGAATCTTTACTAAGTGACAAAATCTGGGAGGAAATTAAGTTACAGCTAGACAACATCACTAAAACTCTGGATGATCTGAAAGGCTTCGTGGATGATGCGCCGACGCCTACGTCAATTCAACCTATTATAACTATACGACCAAGGGCGgcgccaacaacaacaacaacaacaataacaacgacgaagacaaacaaaaaaaaaaaaactacactaaGGCAGATGATTCCGCCTTTCTATTTCCTCAGCAAACTCGGCTTTGGAATATTCAGGGCAGAAACGGGCGAAATATGCACTCCAGACGCAGATGAACTCTGCGGTGACTTGACCGATGTTCTGGATGATGTCGAATATATTAGCAACAAAATTGAAGAGACGGACGAAGCTACGATGGACGATCTCTATTACGTTCGCGAAACCACTGCAAATCTGACTGACGTGAGCCAGGGAATCCAGGCCGATGAGTCTTTCGTCACAGATCATATGAACGTTGATGAATTTAACAACCGCATGGACGAAGTAAAAGAGGTAAGGCGCTACGTATTCATACAAATGTTAtatgttactgttattttcaccGTTCAAAAGATAGTacagttattaaattaataaatgaagaaaaggaatataataGGCTGCTTATATAACCATGAgtcagagataataataataataataataataataataataataataataataataataataataataataataataataataggaaaaagaccttctttaatacaggtttcgttaaacaaaatggcagtttcaacagcatttattttttatagtaaacgctcagttcgtcttattaattgtttttcttgcgctggaatggttgcaagcaattgaccaatattcatatccggtggtttagtgatgtgtaggaggtagttctcgtggaatgtcgaatagtttcgccctcctcgttagggcatcattctacctcctacacatcactaaaccaccggatatgaatattggtcaattgcttgcaaccattccagcgcaagaaaaataaattaataagacgaattgagcgtttactatataaaataaatgctgttgaaactgccattttgtttaacaaagcctgtaataataataataataataataataataataataataataataataataataataataataataatagtactctggagtatttccatttttcaacaCCCGTAACTATTCGTACTCAGAAACCCTTCCATTTCATAATGCATCACTGAAACTTGGGTTTGTACGTGAAGCTTAGTAGAGCGGTTCCTTGCTCAAGAAGTTGCAGAACTTTCGTCTGGTGTAATGCAATATTCAGATTGCGTCCTTCACATGAACACGTATTTTACACTGAACTTTGTTTTCGTCCTTAAACGTTACCATTTTCTGCAATAAATGCCTTAAAAAGTAAAGGTGATGTCGCTAAACTTACTTTTCCCGAATatcaaacattaacaaaagattaTTCCCCCAGATTCCAGCCCCTGAGATTGACTGTATTGCTTCTCATTCATTTTACCCGCCCCGCCTCTTTTGTCTGGACTTGATACCGACATGAGCGTACAGACTCTCGTGTCAGAAGGGTTGCGATAACAGCATTTCAGTAAACTTGAATTTCAGGGTGTTGACGCTGCCATAGATGACATCGACGACAAGCTGTCTCCAGAACACGACGACAACACTCTGGCCATCGTGCTGGGTACAATCTTTGGAATCCTCGGCGTCGCTCTCATCATCGGCGGCATCGTGACCGTCGTGTACCTCACGAAGAAGAACAAACGAAGAGCGCGATATCTATACTATTCCGGGGAGATGCTAGGTGTTGGTAATCCAAACCCCCTAGAACCTGTCGTGggtcaccctcctcctccccctcctcctcctcgcagcATCTGACCGAAATGGCTCAATCGCTCTCTGGGCGTGCAGTCGGCCTAAAACATTGCACAATGTAGTGATTCTTGTAGTTTTTGAGTGTCTTTACATCGGTTTGAAAGCTAATTTGATAATCGACAGCCTTGAAGAAATGTTTTATAGATACGATGAGTATTCAGGAATGACAGGTGAGATATTTCGGAGAGAACTGACTTATCTTattgatttctatatttttttttcagggtgcGAACATCAACATGGAGAGGAAAGTGGGTCCTTCTTCCACGCACTCGAGTCATCCTGGAGAGTAGCGAGATTCGGAGGCAGGAAAGAAACCAGGACGAATGAGAGGCTTTCGACTGCTGGAATTTCTAGGGGCTTGAAATCAAAATGACTCATTCTGCTTAAAATGCGGACATTTACTTTTGGATTTCTGACAGTAAGAAGTCCTTtttgaagaatcttttttttGTGATGCTATCTAAGTGCATCCAGAATATTATGTTGGATGCCATTTCCTTTCAGTTATGTTATTTGCCTTTTTGTGTTGTATAGATCCCCATTTGTTAATAATGCTTCAGAAGGCAAAAAGTTGATGCTAATGTTTatagtacatttttttatatataattttcattgacCTTTTGAGATTCTGATGACATCATGCAAACTCCAACCTTGAGATTCAGGTGGtagaaatactgtattttgaCATCTGATAGCATTTGGGTGACACCTGGAGATTGTCTGGAATGGTTTAATCTGCCTCCTCCCAGAAATAGGGGCTGTTCTAAGAGAATTATCTTTAAtcaatccaaaataaaaaatactgaaaatttctaCCTAGCTGTAATAGTACGTATGTCTTTAGAAAGGAAGTGAACATGCTTTTTTGtgttgcaaaagaaaattatgcatcTCTTTTAACCTTCTAAAATGGTGTATTTGCAAAGAATAAAACCATTTTGTTCTCACCTAACCTAAATGCACCattctaattatataattttgttgttttacattTCAAAGATACTAAAGTTAAATCTCCACCTGGCTTAAAAAGGCACCAAGATCATCATTCTGCCATGTGGAAAAATTTACAgcaagtaataaaataaacttatgcCTAAAGTTATAAGCAGTAAGCCAAGAGCAGTGTCTTTTACCACAGATGAGTTTTAGGTCCACCCAAAAATCTCGGGCTGTTAAATTATTAGCTGTTACTTGTTTGAATTAGGTTTACTAGAAGGAATggcgtgtttttttcttttttttttggtattcagttgatgaagaaaaaaataaagtgaaggtAGGGAGATTATAAACTTCACGAAGTACAGACAAGGGCATTTGGATCAATATTCACATGCTGGTAAGGCCAAGGGAAATCTGTTTCGCAGTATTAAAGATTATCTTACATGTATTAATGTGTGAAGTAGTTAAAATTTCTCGGTTGTCTGCCAGGAATGTGATGTTTTGTAATGTCGTGCCGAGGTGTCTGTAACCTGGTATTTACTTTTCAGTGTAGTTTTGTAATGCACTTgtcaaattctttcattttggcTTGCTTCAACCATCacctctcatttaagaacaaattcttcactaatctttttttttataataatactcCACATTAGGGTGACCATTTATTCTAAGTATGACTAAGAAACTAAACTCACTTTTGTAAGAATAGACGCTTTAGGGTGGGTTGCAATGTTACAAATCAAGTTACGACTTGAGTATACAACCTATGAAGATGTTGTCTTTTGAGAATGATGGAAAATAGGTCGGTAAAATCATCTTGTAATACGTTCtacagctttttttctttttttggtgtcTTAACTGAAAATGTCCAGTAAGGAGGAAAAGTTTTACTTTTGCTGACACCAGATTCCAGTAAGAATTTTGAGTACAGTACTAGAAAAGTGGtttagagaataaaaattttaaatgcaagtTTACGCTTGTGCAATAAGATGAAATGGTAGTTTTTATTCACTCTTGACACTTAGTATTATGcacacagtaaaaatgaaattacaggaGGTACAATGCAGGGTAACTGGATATATGTGAACACCATCATAAGATTGTACAGGTAAGGTTGTTCTCGACtgcacagaaatataaaaaagaaaaaaaggatcgTCATGGCGGCTCAGTCATGGTGGATATGCAAGATGTAGGGTAGTCACAGAATGCATAAGGTAAAAGAGTTGTCTCAAAGGAGAGAGGCAAAGGGAGGGGCAACTGCAGTATGAGATGATGGAGATTGAACATCCATCCAAGGGGCGAGCCCCTTGCAAAGACAAATCCCCTGAAGCAGGAGAGGGGACGGGAGGGGTAGGGGAGTCTCCAAAATCCTTGCGTTTCATTTCTGCAGCATGACGTCACAATTTCATGGGGAGGAGGTATAGCTAAAACCAAGGCATATGCAGAAGAGACTGGCTCCTTGACCAGAGGCACAGACCCAAaacttaaatatttgaaatttaaaattcacatttgaagattaatacacaaaaattaatgtaaacaagAGATGGCTGTCACCAAATACCGTGTAAACACGGGAGCCAGAGGCAACTGCTTCCACTGAGGCTGAGAACACCCAGGACAAAGACACTGAAGTAACTAGGCTGGCCAGGAATTACCTAATGTTATACTGAAAATCCCCCAGCCtgacaggaaagaaaaatgatggGTGATAAAAAAATGATGGGTGATAAAAGCAACGAACAGAAACAGGGGAAACAACGCTTATTTATAGTAAGCAAGCAAGGGCAGGCAAAGCACAGGCTTGCTGACGCACGAGGTCGAAATCTATGTTaattacacacaagaaaaaaaaacaaatttcacaatGTCTGCCTTTTCCTGGGAGAGCAACACCAAAACTAAACTTATAGTACAAAGTTGCGTGGAAGAATGAGGAGATGGAGACAGCCTAGAGTAGTATCAGTTGGTGGAAATGGATTCCACTGTATGGCACTGAGGTAGATTATGATCAGTAGGATTGCACTGAATAAAACCAAGGATTAAGTAGACTGCAGTCTCCCTTGCTCCTATTAGTGAGCAGCATCCACTTCCAGCCTGCTTTGCTCCTGTGCATCCGAGTTCGTAGGGGGTTTAGGGGGTCTGATATAATGGCCTAGGATTAGCTCCTGTTATGACAAAAGAGAATAATCACTCCTATCTAAATGGGTAAGGAAATTACAAAACAGTAGAAATcctttccatataaaaaaatacactattAGTAGTCATACCTCTGACTGAATCTGTATAATTAGGTTAAAGATGGCGATTGCCAATttactgctgcagtgtctaccggACAGTTAAACTAAGTCAAAGTTACTCTTTCATTACTTTAAGGAGAGGCATAGATAGCGTGTCAGAATCTGTAGTTGACATATAAAGCAGAAAGTAAAAGCAAAGACTGTAAAGCATTGCTTGCCTCTAAAGAGCGGCAAGCCATCATTACCTTCAAACGCCTGGGTTATGTTACCCCATAGGGAAAACAATAGTTAGAAGAAAGCGCTGcctgattttaaatttttaagctaAAAACTACTTAATTAAACAcgcagtatatatttttttataaatttagaattttaatCAATTCGTAGTAAActaatttttaacatatttctaGGCTTTCAACATCAAGAGGCGGTGTTGTTCCAACATCAAGAAGAGGGTGAGGTGGTGTTCCAACACCAAGAAGAGTTAAGGTGATGTTCCAACATCAAGAGGAGATGAGATGATGTTCTAACATCAGGAGGAGCAAAGGTGAACTTCCAACATCAAGAGGTGGTGTTGTTCCAACACCAGGAAGAGGTGAGGTGATGTTCCAACATCAAGAAGAGGTAAGGTGATGTTCCAACATTAAGAGGAGATGAGGTGATGTTTCAACATCAAGAAGAGGTAAGGTGGTGTTCCAACATTAAGAGGAGATGAGGTGATGTTCCAACATCAAGAAGAGGTAAGGTGATGTTCCAACATTAAGAGGAGATGAGGTGATGTTTCAACATCAAGAAGAGGTAAGGTGGTGTTCCAACATTAAGAGGAGATGAGGTGATGTTCCAACATCAAGAAGAGGTAAGGTGATGTTCCAACATTAAGAGGAGATGAGGTGATGTTTCAACATCAAGAAGAGGTGAGGTGATGTTCCAACATCAAGAGGAGATGAGGTGATGTTCCAGCATCAAGAAGAGGTGAGGTGATGTTCCAACATTAAGAGGAGATGAGGTGATGTTCCAACACCAAGAAGAGGTGAGGTGATGCTCCAACATCAAGAGGAGATGAGGTGATTTTCCAACATCAAGAGAAGCAAAGGTGATGATCCAACATCAAGAGCAGAAGAGGTGATGTCCCAACATCAAGGGCAGCAGAGGTGATGTTCCAACCTCAAGAAGAGCAGAGGTGATGTTCCAACATCAAGAAGTGGTGGGGTGGTGTTCCAACAACAAGAGGAGGTGAAGTGATGTTCCAACATCAAGAGGAGATGAGGTGATGTTCCAACATCAAAAACATCAAAAAGagggtgttatatatatttataaatataaatataaatatgtatttatatacacacacacacacacacacacacacacatatatatatatatatatatatatatatatatatatatatatatatatatatatatatatatatatatatatatatataccttgtaggAAAGTTTAGAAGTTTAGTTTGTGGAAGGAATCCATGACAGGGCTTTTATACATTAATGCACCTCGAGTGTGAAAAGACAAGTCCAGGTATCCTTTCTTAAAATGAAAGACAAGagacaaagaataaaattttgaattttgtgaaataaaaatatcattttaatgagTCATTATTGACAACGTTGCAATCATCACCATAACAGTTCAATATTCCACATTCGCGGACGGATTTGGTATCTAGTGAGGCAAGATTGGGCATTCCATATCCCCGCGGCAACTGCCTGTGACGTCACAAAGCCATGGATTCACCGACCAATCAAAGTCGCCGTAAAGAGTTGACTATTTCGGGGCGTCtaacgaatgaaaatattaatttgtacGCGCTTCAATAAGCCACCAAGCGAAGTACTAATTTTCCTGACATACTGATAAAAGACTAAAATGTCAATTACGTACCACTTTTTTGTTTAAGTGctttattatgtactgtatatccctTGTAACGAAAACTAAATATCTGTCAGTAAGAGAAAGCGCACGTATCTTGGGACAGAGTTGCTAGCAACGCGTTCTTCTCCACCCTGGCAAGAAACACTTCATGCAACTAACTACCAGGTAACTTATTCACTGTTTAATTTAACGGATGAACTATATAGACacacatgggtatatatatatatatatatatatatatatatatatatatatatatatatatatatatatatatttatttatttatttatttataaacatacatatatatatatatatatatatatatatatatatatatatatatatatatatatatatataagcatgcatTAAAATTAAGCACTATTAGCCACGAATGTGTCTGTCCTTAAATAAGCCAcattgcagaatattttttttttttgtcagccatCACATGTTTATACCCATGGCGCACGTGAATACCAACACTTGTAAATAATTCTGTTATTCAGCCGAGAGAAggtttttcctttgaaatgttaatttccccatttttttatGCTGGGGATTCACTttctgttaataaaaataaaatttaatttaaaattaaaataaagaaacagctCTTCggtaaatttgaaaatgaaacgcTCTTAACTTTTTTGTATCATTGTGACTCAAAATAGTGTTCTTTCCTGCTTGACAAAGAAGTCTAGTTTTTAATGTATCAGTTGATTAAAAAGTAAAGCCTTGTGAAATAGcaagttatacagtatatgtacatatatacacacacacatatatatatatataaagataaaatccacgaaggaaacggaaacactggagtgctgctaaaggacctagcgtcgaaagacctcgcagcactccagtgtttccatttccttctaaatggattttatctttattgatatattcatcacgttccatatattcgtgattcagttgtacacacacacacacacacacacacatatatatatatatatatatatatatatatatatatatatatatatatatatatatatatatatactctgcaatTCATTCCTGACTGCCAAAAAAGTACAATTATCTGCAAGGCTTCACGTTGCCAAGAGCATGCAGGAAAAACCAAAATAACTTATACAATCCCTggggaaagggagaaaaagaagaggtaaGTACCTATACTGTCTACAAGACCCCGTACTGTCAAAGTTATCGTGGTTGCCATGGAAACGGCGACGCTCCCCTAGCGGCCAGTAGCTGAACTATCGCAAGTGTTTATTTTCTCACGTTTCCCCTGTTGCTTTGCGACAAGTAAGCATTACGCACCACAAAACAAAGGCAATAAGTTTTTGTTGATTGTTTGTCATAGAAGTTACTGAAATATAATGGCATTCAACACGTTTTATGGAATGAGAATTTctcagagaaaaattaaaaacagatttctATAAGACTGACGTCTTTAATTTCTCAGTACtattaaaaaatgtcattatgaaatgtactaatacaaatatacaacattCATTGGGATTTTGTTGCGATACAGTATTTGGAAGTCTAAATAAGccaattttctaaaaatataatgtattcgGTTGggatattcattatattatagaAAAGAGAGTATGAAATATTTCACGATAaaaggattataaaaaaataagtataatgagatatggagaagaagaaaatagagcccataattgaaaataagaagcacaaacactgataattaaaattactaaaaatattattaataatgcgAGATAATAGATAACTTAAAACACGATAAGAAAGTAAAGTTATAGCTTTCTGTTATTAAGGGACATTAAGaacaatttccaaaaaaaattaaagttctgtGAGCGAAGTAgtaaatgaataatcataaaaaatcggAAAAATTTGACGAATGGACCAAAATTGTGTTGCACCAAATAACTATCAATAAAAGACAAAGGTATAAAATTTTCTGTCTTTTCGATATCCAGCTTGATATAACACCCTAACTCACTGAAAATATACAAGCACAAgcacaagcacaagcacaaaaCACTATAAAAATTAAACGAAATATTTGTTCCAACAAGCAAACATCTAAAAATGCtgttttttctttaactaaaaaccttgcgttctctctctctctctctctctctctctctctctctctcagactgtgttggtttgtctttttcttttctttttatttggttctctctccctctctctctctctctctctgtctttctcgcTATCTCTAggaatttcattgttttccagatttctctctctctctctctctctctctctgttggtttccctgtttctttctctctatctctaagACTTCGTTGTTTTCcaaatctaattctctctctctctcgctatctctaagaatttcattgttttccaaatttatttctctctctctctctctctctatgacaatCTGACTTTTTTCTCTCACTAAACTAGTTTTTACTGTCCATGTgtttctttgcaatatttttctctttctctctgaaatgcTTGCTATTACTTCCATTTCTTCGCCGAGTTATCGATTCAGCTGTCGATAAGGACTTGACTAcgtaacataaaaattttaagacCCGTTCACTATATTGACGGAGAGCCTTTTCagtttaaaataacaattataactcGTATATTCTGGTTACTGACGTAGTAGGCACAGAAATTGAATTAgacttttttaaataaagggaatTATATAGGAATTTGTATCATGCGAAGGATATTCTAAAAAATTTGGTAATATCAGTTGGAAATATTATTACTTGTtggagtaaaaataattttcaccatTCTGCGCGCATCCCCAAacacaatatatactatatatatatatatatatatatatatatatatatatatatatatatatatatatatatatatatatatatatatatacacacacatgtgtgtatatatatgagtgtgttagtgtgtgtttctgtgtgtgtgaggttATGAGGTTAGTGCAAGAAAACTCTATCCCAAACTAGGGCAATTTGTTCCGTAGAATTTTCACTATTACTTCGTTAACAGTTTTTAAGTTTATTACATAAATCACCTGAAATTTTCGTGTAAGTGCGAAGAAACATAATTCACAGAAGAGTTGTGCATCATACGACTTCTTCAAGAAGCTATAACctgtactggcataaggccagttaaatcttaaattaacaccaaaaacttttttaaaatggcgttt
This genomic interval from Macrobrachium rosenbergii isolate ZJJX-2024 chromosome 56, ASM4041242v1, whole genome shotgun sequence contains the following:
- the LOC136836535 gene encoding microtubule-associated protein RP/EB family member 1-like isoform X2 — translated: MRRNKGPLPVGRQVRSAMAKVNQSHLLLSTVFLVLGTVVHDASTATLNKDTGETGTDTPSPTTTLSPPPTTTPSPPPTTTGSPTNEESLLSDKIWEEIKLQLDNITKTLDDLKGFVDDAPTPTSIQPIITIRPRAAPTTTTTTITTTKTNKKKKTTLRQMIPPFYFLSKLGFGIFRAETGEICTPDADELCGDLTDVLDDVEYISNKIEETDEATMDDLYYVRETTANLTDVSQGIQADESFVTDHMNVDEFNNRMDEVKEGVDAAIDDIDDKLSPEHDDNTLAIVLGTIFGILGVALIIGGIVTVVYLTKKNKRRARYLYYSGEMLGVGNPNPLEPVVGHPPPPPPPPRSI
- the LOC136836535 gene encoding microtubule-associated protein RP/EB family member 1-like isoform X1 — translated: MRRNKGPLPVGRQVRSAMAKVNQSHLLLSTVFLVLGTVVHDASTATLNKDLEAFIQKSSRMIAGPFLSDTGETGTDTPSPTTTLSPPPTTTPSPPPTTTGSPTNEESLLSDKIWEEIKLQLDNITKTLDDLKGFVDDAPTPTSIQPIITIRPRAAPTTTTTTITTTKTNKKKKTTLRQMIPPFYFLSKLGFGIFRAETGEICTPDADELCGDLTDVLDDVEYISNKIEETDEATMDDLYYVRETTANLTDVSQGIQADESFVTDHMNVDEFNNRMDEVKEGVDAAIDDIDDKLSPEHDDNTLAIVLGTIFGILGVALIIGGIVTVVYLTKKNKRRARYLYYSGEMLGVGNPNPLEPVVGHPPPPPPPPRSI